The genomic stretch CATCACAGCCACCTatttgggcactagtttgagtcctggatgttccactttcaatccagctccctactcatgtgctgggaaagcagtagaaaatggcccaagtgcttgggcccctgcacccgtgtgggagacctaaaagaaggtCCTGgaacctggtttcagtctggcttagCCCTAGCCTTGGTGGCCATccaggggagtgaagcagcagatggaagatctctgtctctatctctctatctctctgtctgtaactctgcctctcaaataaataatctcttttttaaaaaaaaggaaagaaagaaagaaagaaagaaaataaacgaaagtggagcagctgtgatttgaactggtaccatatgggatgccggtgctacaggcagtggcttaacctgacaCACTATAACGCCAGCCCCTATAATGGGCTTCTCAGATCAAGGAAACAAAAGTTATTAAAGAAACTTGGAAATCTAGAAAATTATCACTTCTAGTAattgtgtatttcattttttaaaatttgctatgaAATATGACATACATAGAAGTATAAGTAAATACAGAAGtaaatgtgtgtacacatgtacacataacaaatatttgctaaatgaaagaatgatACAATGAACTCCCAAGCACCCACTACTTAGGTTCAGAAATAGAACAGTTTGAACACTAGTGAAACCCCTCAGCAGAATACATGCTTGAATCTTTCAACCCCCTGCCATCTTTGTTCACCAGTGATGTCTCCAGTCATGTCAAACTATGGATCTGCCATTCCCTACACAAACTATTTTATGACGCTTTACACTTTTATGTGTTTGCTTTAGCTATGTCCTCCCTCGAAAACACAATCACTTCCCTTTTCAGCTCCCAGAATCCTATTTGTATGTTTGTGTAAATGCCACCTCCTCTAAGAAGCCTTTCCTGACTTCAACTAAACATATGAACTCCATTCCCAGTATCTCCACTATCTCATATGATCTCCTGCTAGAGTCTTCAACTCTAAACCAGGGACAGGGAATGTCCAGCCCATCGATCATGTAgggccacaaaatcatttggtctggccctgccaaggcatccACAGCTGGGGACTCAAATTTCAATAAATAGCAGCAGTAGCAGGCTAACCTTTAAGTCGATAATTGTGTATGTCTcacaaatgatattttaaatattcaaatagcccttggcagaaaacaagctccccacccctgctaaaTGAGGTCTTTGGGTGCTcatatccagagactgtgagGTTTCTCGGTGGAGGGCTCtatctttttcatctttgtctCTTCAGCACTTAGCACAGGGTGTGCCCTAATCATTTCTCAACAAACTTTGTTTGAATGTTCTTGACCTCAGACATGCTCCAAGAGGGTAGACTAAAGAATTACTGGTTTCATCAAACCCAAGATCTCTTGAAAGTGTCTGTAATttccagaaatagagaaagatgcAGAAAGCATTTGACAGTTGAGTTGGGTGGGACGTGTTGGTGTGACAGAACAGGCAAATAGGGAGCAGAGATGGATAAAACagccttttctctcctccctacacAACCCCTCATCTCCACCCCTTCATAATTCATGTGTTTAGAATGGAGACTACCCAGAGATTCAGTCCCCACCACCAACCCAACCACAGATTCCTTGCTCAGAAGCAAAGAAATGTTTCTGCCTCCCTTCCACCAGCTGTCTCCTCTTGGGGTCATAATGGAAGCAGCTATTAAACTGGCCTATGCCACTAGGTCAAATTTATAAATGGCTCATCTAAGATAATGTATCAAAGCTACTCCAACCAGTTTGGCATCCACCCTACCGCATTCCAACTGACTTTGACCACAAAATGTGGCTCTGTCAAATGTGAGGTAAGAGGGTAACAGCAAGAATCAGCCtgttcatttttacaaaaattttatttaagttacacaagtttcatatatttcatatatacagatcctACCCTACCCTCCGTCCTGCCCACTCTCCAATccttcttcctactccctctcctattccaactcttaatttttacaaagatctattttcagttcacttaatgatcataaagttaaccctacactaagcagaAGTGTTTAAGAAATAGtatgggccagcgttgtggctctcttggctaatcctcaacctgtggcgccagcaccctgggttctagtcccgtttggggtgccggattctgtcctggttgctcctcttccagtccagctctctgctgtggccttggaaggcaggagaggatggcccaagtggttgggccctgcacctgcatgggagaccaggaggaagcatctggctcctggcttcggatcagctcagtgtgccagccatggtggccatttgaggggggtggtgaaacaatggaaaaaggaagacctttctctctgtctctctctcactgtctaactctgcctgtcaaaaaattttttaaaaaagaaatagtatgaagaaaaaatcatatgaaaaaaaaatgttcctcaagggaagagacaagggctataaacaatcattgctgATTCCAGTTTATTTCATAAGCTTCCTAAATGCACAAAACATGGTTGACttagatgttaatttttttataactCTTCAAGTTACCTTCACAGTCTGTAATGTGAGATGTGTGGGGCTTCAAAGTAAATCAAGTTTAAGTCAGTTTTCAGCAGGCCTTGAAATTATTCTaaatttatgaagaaaacaaGAACTTGCAAATTAATGGATAAGTTTGCCATCACAAGAAGTAAAActtgaataatttcattttctctacaaGTCTATGTGAGATGGCAGAAGTTTGGAGTGAATATTTTTAGACACTCTAGGTCTTCAATATTCCTGTGAAGACTATTTTTTGGAACTAGgtctcattttaaaagaacagtgTTAACATGCACATTAAGAAAACTCACTATTTCCATCTACAATTAGCTGGTGCATTGGaggataaattataaaattctgaaTCAATAAAATAATCAAGAGTAAAACATAATCACCCACAGGCCACTGCCGCTGCATCCTCAAAAGGGGCCCTCGGACTCCTCGCTGGGCCAGTGCGGCACTGGGTCATGGAGCACCGCACATCTCGGGCTGGCCCCCTGAACGGCGAGCCCTTCCTGCCAGAGTTGCGGACAACTTTCCCCTGCCCTTGGGTGCCGCGGTGGCGCGGTGGCTCGGTGGCGCGGTGGCTCCTGGACAGTGCCCGCCGCAGGTTCCTGAACTCAGCGCTCCGCTCGCTGCGCCTCCGCTGGGTGCTGCGGCGGGTCGCTCCCCACTCCCCACGTGCACGTGGGGTGTCCCTGCCCTGCGTCCTGCAGGTGAGATGCCCCTGTCACACATCATGAGCCAGGATCTGGAGAAAATTGCCATGGATTACATCATGCCGTGCCTGCACGAGGTGGGCTTCTGCTACCTGGACAACTTCCTGGGCAAGGTGGTGGGCAACTGCGTGCTGGAGCGCGTGAAGCAGCTGCACTGCGAAGGGGCCCTGCGGGACGGCCAGCTGGCCGGGCCGCGCGCCCAGGTCTCAAAGCGGCACCTGCGCGGCGACCAGATCACGTGGATCGGGGGCAACGAGAAGGGCTGCGAGGCCATCAGCTTCCTCCTGTCCCTCATCGACAGGCTGGTCCTGTACTGCGGAAGCCGCCTGGGCAAATACTACGTCAAGGAGAGGTCCAAGGCAATGGTGGCATGCTATCCAGGAAATGGAACAGGTTATGTTCGCCACGTGGACAATCCCAATGATGACGGCCGCTGTATCACCTGCATCTACTACCTGAACAAGAACTGGGATGCCAAGCTACATGGTGGGATCCTGAGGATATTTCCAGAAGGGAAGTCGTTCGTAGCAGATGTGGAGCCCATTTTCAATAGACTGCTGTTCTTCTGGTCGGACCGCAGGAATCCACATGAGGTGCAGCCTTCCTATGCCACCAGATACGCCATGACTGGTACTTTGATGCTGAAGAAAGAGCAGAAGCCAAAAAGAAATTCGGGAATTTAACTAGGAAGAGCGAGACTGAGCTCACTGAAGACTGACCATGCTGTGACATTCGCTGGCCTCGTTCACTTTAGTTACAGTTCCCGAATTTTCTTTAAGCATTGACACCCAAAGATGACAAGAAAGTCCCCTTGAGTGCTTgtctccctcatgtccctgtctTGCGTGTGGTACTTGGTGTTCTCTTGCCAACACTGTGTTGACCTGCAGATACTGTCTCTGCCAGACGAACTCACTTGCTACTCCAGAAAGACCTGCACATGTCCCTGTTGGCCAGCGGGTTAGCTGATAGGTTTGGTAAAACTGGTTATTGAAACAAGAGCCTGGGAGCACAGGGATGAATTTTACTTGCACTTTATATACGCTTCCTGATTTGAAAGGAGGAGgtttgcaaaaaacaaaacaaaacaaacaaacaaacaaaaaacagagcatGGTGACAGATACCACAGAGAGGCGTTATTAAAGCCTTAACAGTGGGAAACCAATCTATGCCATCTGAACAATTTCACGATCTAATGGCATTATTACCTCTAGAAAGGGCTTCTGTTATTGTGATCAACTTATAACTGTCCCAAGGTCTGGACACTCCTTTTTTCGTTCTAGTCCTGCAACCTGGCCTTTCTGCCTCTGtcccattttttttcctgaaaataatgATCACTGAGGACAGCATCATTCATTCTCTATTTTCACTGCTTACCTGGAGAACCTAATTCTCCAGGTGCTAAAACTAGAAATGAGTTCTTTTGGTTGGAA from Lepus europaeus isolate LE1 chromosome 18, mLepTim1.pri, whole genome shotgun sequence encodes the following:
- the LOC133777298 gene encoding prolyl hydroxylase EGLN3-like; protein product: MPLSHIMSQDLEKIAMDYIMPCLHEVGFCYLDNFLGKVVGNCVLERVKQLHCEGALRDGQLAGPRAQVSKRHLRGDQITWIGGNEKGCEAISFLLSLIDRLVLYCGSRLGKYYVKERSKAMVACYPGNGTGYVRHVDNPNDDGRCITCIYYLNKNWDAKLHGGILRIFPEGKSFVADVEPIFNRLLFFWSDRRNPHEVQPSYATRYAMTGTLMLKKEQKPKRNSGI